One window of the Candidatus Atribacteria bacterium ADurb.Bin276 genome contains the following:
- the xylB_13 gene encoding Xylulose kinase, which yields MAKLILAHDLGTTGNKATLFDENGCLIASDFFGYETYFPDSLSVEQNPEDYWQAVTISTRRLIEKSGFDSDEIAVVSFSGQQMGALPIGADGKPLHRILIWADRRGVKEVNWVKERIDEDQIYQITGHRLSPNYSMAKILWLKNNFPDVYKNTKYFLMAKDYIVYRLTGSFASDYSDASGTNLFDLVKESWSDEILDAVQIDPAKLPPLYSSSDVVGAITPEAARDTGLVPGTPVVIGGGDGPCAAAGAGVVREGQAYNYLGSSSWIALASKSPFYDQDKRNFTFHHLSKGLFMPTGTMQAAGGSYQWCRDAICEREKALTRELGLSPYDLMNLEASKIPAGAENLLFLPYLLGERAPWWNPHARGAFIGLTARHRKPHMIRAVLEGVSFNLRIILDAFREQGVEIENMRVIGGGARGAFWAQVLSSMFNMEILRPKHLEEATSLGAAIAGGVGVGIFPGFEVAERLIEIHDCYHPFPEDVKTYDRLYPVFIQAYQSLVQVFECL from the coding sequence ATGGCGAAACTGATCTTAGCTCATGACCTAGGAACAACCGGGAATAAGGCGACTTTGTTTGATGAAAATGGTTGTTTGATTGCCAGTGATTTTTTTGGTTATGAAACGTATTTCCCTGATTCTCTATCAGTTGAACAAAACCCGGAAGATTATTGGCAAGCAGTGACCATCTCGACTCGAAGACTTATTGAAAAAAGTGGTTTTGATTCCGATGAGATAGCGGTAGTGAGTTTTTCCGGACAACAGATGGGTGCTTTGCCGATTGGTGCCGACGGGAAGCCCCTGCATAGAATTTTAATTTGGGCTGATCGACGAGGAGTCAAAGAGGTCAATTGGGTTAAAGAAAGAATTGACGAAGACCAAATTTATCAAATTACCGGACACCGATTAAGTCCGAATTATTCCATGGCGAAAATCCTCTGGTTAAAAAATAACTTTCCAGATGTCTATAAAAATACCAAGTATTTTCTTATGGCAAAGGATTATATTGTATATCGGTTAACGGGAAGTTTTGCCAGTGATTACTCGGATGCTTCTGGTACCAATTTGTTTGATTTGGTAAAGGAGTCCTGGTCTGATGAAATTTTAGACGCTGTTCAAATCGATCCAGCTAAACTCCCACCACTCTATTCTTCCTCGGATGTGGTAGGAGCGATAACACCAGAAGCAGCCAGAGACACCGGTTTAGTTCCTGGTACACCAGTAGTCATTGGTGGCGGGGATGGTCCCTGTGCAGCGGCGGGTGCTGGAGTGGTGAGAGAGGGTCAAGCCTATAATTACTTGGGTTCTTCTTCCTGGATTGCCTTGGCAAGCAAGAGCCCTTTTTATGATCAGGATAAAAGGAACTTTACTTTCCATCATCTATCCAAAGGCTTATTTATGCCAACTGGTACCATGCAGGCGGCGGGTGGTTCTTATCAGTGGTGTCGGGACGCCATTTGTGAAAGAGAAAAAGCCCTTACTCGTGAGCTTGGTCTTAGTCCTTATGATTTAATGAATTTAGAAGCAAGCAAAATTCCGGCCGGAGCCGAAAATCTTCTGTTCCTACCCTATCTTCTTGGGGAACGTGCCCCCTGGTGGAACCCCCATGCTCGAGGTGCATTTATCGGTTTAACCGCACGTCACCGAAAACCCCATATGATCAGGGCAGTCCTTGAGGGAGTGAGTTTCAATCTTCGAATAATCCTTGATGCTTTCCGAGAACAAGGTGTAGAGATTGAAAATATGCGAGTTATTGGTGGAGGAGCTCGAGGAGCATTTTGGGCTCAGGTTTTATCCAGTATGTTTAATATGGAGATATTGCGACCGAAGCATCTTGAAGAAGCGACTTCTTTAGGTGCAGCAATCGCGGGAGGAGTTGGGGTAGGCATTTTTCCTGGGTTTGAAGTTGCCGAAAGATTAATAGAAATCCACGATTGTTATCACCCTTTTCCCGAAGACGTCAAAACCTACGACCGGCTTTACCCGGTTTTTATTCAAGCTTATCAATCCTTGGTACAGGTGTTTGAGTGTTTATAG